The following proteins are co-located in the Vibrio astriarenae genome:
- the atzF gene encoding allophanate hydrolase translates to MTKTKIILQTVAEPMTISGLREAYLNGELNAEQFLRGKLEQVRADSSNAWLSVISDQQLDAYLADLAKQDIEQLPLFGVPFAIKDNIDLQGLDTTAGCEAYRYQPTESAYVVKQLIKAGAVPLGKTSLDQFATGLVGTRSPWGAVNNSFDPQYISGGSSSGSAVAVATNQVCFALGTDTAGSGRVPAAFNNLYGLKPSKGLLSCSGVVPACRTLDCVTFFTKSAEDLSTLYQVGASYDESDCYARYAIEQGLEATTQFSGLRVGVPSDEQLKFFGNEEYRKLYAQSVARLESLGAEVIPFDLSPFIEAANLLYQGPWVAERYAAIESFFNSNQEQCLDVIQTIVGGARNLSAADTFKAMYQLQAFKVKCDQLMDDVDAVLTPTAGTIYTIDEVNNDPIALNSNLGYYTNFMNLLDYSAIAMPAGFTDAGLPFGVTLFAQAFQDEALIALGKEWQQAMNLPLGATQVELESSESVDLLVCGAHMKDLALNHQLIELGANFKQRTTTSENYSLYCLAGGPPLRPGLVRTPNKGEKIEVEIWRVPKKQLGALLVQIPHPLGLGSVEIDSGEWVKGFICEGIGIEGAEDITQTGGWRHFLTRS, encoded by the coding sequence ATGACAAAGACGAAAATAATACTTCAAACAGTAGCAGAACCAATGACTATCAGCGGTCTGCGTGAGGCCTACCTCAATGGCGAGCTTAACGCAGAGCAGTTTCTGCGTGGCAAGCTTGAGCAAGTCAGAGCCGACAGCTCCAATGCTTGGCTATCGGTCATTTCTGACCAACAACTTGATGCGTATCTGGCTGACCTTGCAAAGCAGGACATTGAACAACTCCCCCTGTTTGGCGTGCCATTTGCCATCAAAGATAATATTGATCTGCAAGGGCTGGATACAACGGCTGGTTGCGAAGCCTACCGTTATCAACCCACTGAATCTGCCTATGTGGTTAAGCAGTTGATCAAAGCGGGCGCAGTGCCTTTGGGTAAAACGAGCCTTGATCAGTTTGCCACCGGATTAGTAGGCACCCGCAGCCCTTGGGGGGCGGTGAACAACAGTTTTGATCCGCAGTATATTTCAGGTGGCTCAAGCTCTGGTAGTGCCGTTGCCGTTGCGACCAATCAAGTCTGTTTTGCACTGGGAACTGATACCGCAGGCTCTGGTCGTGTCCCCGCAGCGTTTAACAATTTATATGGCCTCAAGCCAAGTAAGGGGCTGTTAAGCTGCAGCGGTGTCGTTCCTGCGTGCCGAACATTAGATTGCGTGACATTCTTTACTAAAAGCGCTGAAGACCTGAGCACACTCTATCAAGTAGGAGCAAGCTACGATGAGAGTGACTGCTACGCTCGCTACGCCATTGAGCAAGGGCTTGAAGCCACCACTCAGTTCTCTGGATTAAGAGTCGGCGTGCCATCTGACGAGCAGCTTAAATTCTTTGGTAACGAAGAGTACCGCAAGCTCTATGCTCAGTCAGTCGCGCGTCTAGAATCTCTAGGTGCAGAAGTCATTCCTTTTGATTTATCACCATTCATAGAGGCGGCGAATCTGCTTTATCAAGGCCCTTGGGTTGCTGAAAGATACGCTGCGATTGAATCCTTCTTCAATAGTAATCAAGAGCAATGCTTGGACGTGATTCAAACCATTGTCGGTGGAGCCAGAAATCTTTCTGCTGCCGATACATTCAAAGCCATGTATCAACTGCAAGCATTTAAAGTTAAGTGTGATCAGTTAATGGACGATGTTGATGCAGTGCTGACGCCAACCGCTGGCACCATCTACACGATTGATGAAGTGAACAACGACCCAATTGCCCTCAACAGCAACCTTGGTTACTACACCAATTTCATGAACCTACTCGACTACAGTGCGATAGCCATGCCCGCAGGTTTCACTGACGCTGGATTGCCGTTTGGTGTGACTTTGTTTGCCCAAGCATTCCAAGACGAAGCCTTGATAGCGTTGGGTAAAGAGTGGCAACAGGCAATGAACCTACCACTAGGGGCAACGCAAGTTGAACTTGAGAGTAGCGAGAGTGTTGACTTGTTAGTGTGTGGGGCTCACATGAAAGATTTAGCGCTTAATCATCAACTCATCGAGTTAGGGGCGAACTTTAAACAGCGAACCACCACATCCGAAAACTACTCCCTGTATTGCCTAGCTGGTGGGCCACCGCTAAGGCCTGGATTAGTTCGCACCCCAAATAAGGGAGAAAAGATTGAGGTTGAAATCTGGCGGGTGCCGAAAAAGCAGCTGGGTGCTCTGCTTGTGCAGATCCCACACCCATTGGGATTAGGCAGTGTCGAAATAGACTCTGGTGAGTGGGTGAAAGGGTTTATTTGTGAGGGTATAGGGATTGAAGGGGCTGAGGATATCACTCAGACGGGAGGGTGGAGACATTTCCTAACTCGATCTTAA
- a CDS encoding DUF1254 domain-containing protein — protein MSKLLLAALISSVSISAMAVPQYSANVPDEIITPDKVDSMYLGEMNYVSGAPSQDTHLKARHFVDTATAVRVFLSGIQVASMQGLFAGHESVGMKPNQTIGISEGMLNARSIWLTPNTTTPYVTSEVDVKNGPVVLEVGTPVLGLLDNAAFKFAGKVGVTHPLDQGKGGKYFIYHSSYKGEVPEGYISIETEGYQHWLLLRIVGQKAQVESNIAKLKQTMKLYPYGENDQTEFINLTDRQYNTVHAMNEKFYDEINALIQYEPTEIWDQEWIGLAQDLGIEKGKAFAPDERMKAVLVEAAKIATAETRSTYFYPEENMKVYDDRHWFTPLISGHEFIDENGVISVDERATFHFMATGITPDMVTNTVGKGSAYLLATRDASDKLLDGGEHYTVTLPKDVPVANFWSFMVYDNQTRSMLETDQKSAGVDGLSENVRENDDGSVTIHFAPKAPKGWEGNWVQTMPGKGYNVIFRAYGPTETWFDQSWRPSDLQQQ, from the coding sequence ATGTCTAAATTACTCCTCGCAGCACTTATCTCATCCGTTTCCATCTCAGCTATGGCCGTGCCGCAATACAGCGCCAATGTGCCTGACGAGATCATCACCCCAGATAAAGTCGATTCCATGTATTTGGGTGAGATGAACTATGTATCAGGCGCACCTTCACAAGATACTCACCTTAAAGCGCGCCACTTTGTTGATACTGCGACTGCTGTCAGAGTGTTTTTATCGGGCATTCAGGTAGCGTCAATGCAAGGTTTGTTCGCGGGACATGAAAGCGTGGGTATGAAGCCGAATCAGACCATTGGTATTTCTGAAGGCATGCTCAATGCGCGCAGTATCTGGCTGACGCCGAACACCACAACACCTTATGTCACAAGCGAAGTCGATGTCAAAAATGGCCCGGTTGTTTTGGAAGTGGGCACACCGGTACTTGGCCTGCTTGATAATGCTGCCTTTAAGTTTGCTGGCAAAGTCGGGGTTACACATCCATTAGATCAAGGCAAAGGCGGTAAATACTTTATCTACCACAGCTCATATAAAGGAGAAGTGCCAGAGGGCTACATTTCGATTGAAACTGAGGGCTATCAACACTGGCTGCTGCTGCGCATCGTCGGTCAAAAAGCACAAGTGGAAAGCAACATCGCCAAACTCAAGCAAACTATGAAGTTGTACCCGTATGGCGAGAACGATCAGACGGAATTTATCAACCTCACCGACAGGCAATACAACACAGTTCATGCCATGAATGAGAAGTTCTATGATGAGATAAATGCGTTGATTCAGTATGAACCGACCGAGATTTGGGACCAAGAGTGGATTGGCCTGGCACAAGATTTGGGTATCGAAAAAGGCAAAGCGTTTGCACCCGATGAGCGTATGAAAGCGGTGCTTGTTGAAGCGGCAAAAATTGCCACGGCAGAAACACGTTCTACTTACTTCTATCCGGAAGAGAATATGAAGGTATACGACGACCGTCATTGGTTTACGCCACTTATTTCTGGCCATGAGTTTATAGATGAAAACGGCGTAATCTCTGTGGATGAGCGTGCCACCTTCCACTTTATGGCTACGGGTATTACACCCGACATGGTGACGAACACCGTGGGTAAAGGCTCCGCTTATCTACTCGCAACGCGTGACGCATCTGACAAGTTGCTGGATGGTGGAGAGCACTACACCGTCACGCTACCCAAAGATGTACCTGTGGCGAACTTCTGGTCATTCATGGTGTACGACAACCAAACTCGCTCTATGCTCGAAACCGACCAAAAATCAGCAGGCGTTGATGGACTAAGCGAAAACGTTCGCGAGAACGATGATGGCTCTGTCACTATCCATTTTGCACCCAAAGCGCCGAAAGGCTGGGAAGGTAACTGGGTTCAGACCATGCCAGGCAAAGGCTATAACGTTATCTTCCGCGCTTACGGACCAACTGAGACTTGGTTTGACCAATCTTGGCGACCTAGTGACTTGCAACAGCAATAA
- a CDS encoding efflux RND transporter permease subunit: MLLSDLSIKRPVVACVINLLLIVFGVLAFNNIPLREYPDVAPPIVSVRANYAGASADIMESRVIKVIEDQLSGIDGIRSIEGNASEGRANIKVEFEASRDIEAAANDVRDSVARAQRQLPASMDPPTVTKSDSDGDGVISFAVSSDSLSSVELSDYIERQFVQPLSLLDGVSSIELRGDQTYALLVHLDPIAMASRNVTVADIEAALRSENLEAPAGNLYDPARSYTLRLERSYLTAEDYQRLIIRRNLDGSILYLSDVADVTTGAKNDLRTLRVDGRSMVMMEFLKQSQANTLDVVNGIKAEIQRLTPFLPEGMTIQPLSDSSVFIDSAISEVYTTLAVTSILVILVIYTFLGSARATLIPAVSVPVSLIATFAVLALFGYSINLITLLALVLAVGLLVDDAIVVLENIVRRVDMGEPAMLAAYRGTKEVGMAVISTTAVLVAVFVPITLLTGTVGMLFKEYAITLAGAVVISSIVALTMGPVLGSRLLSVNVKPGKLHDFTESIFKRLEQNYRDLITRLLKHSWVAALLVVVSMGFIALVYHTLPQSFVAREDKGRLMVMLRATEGTGFDAMQPYVGEIEDRMALLMAPEGPIETMAIRAPGRRGEHEIMLIIDLVDWSERDQSVFEVGNTIRRQLTPMVDLRISPVVPTSFGSRARSPVQLVIGGGSYEQVKEWTDKVISIASENPNLLDLDTDYNETTPRLRTQINQAYAHELGIPVSEIANTLETVLAGKNITTYIENGEEYDVHVRAPRDAFNSITDLAMIQVRSQNTGELVRLDKLVNVIIEGQPSSLRHYNRRKAITISADLADGYSLSQALSYLENVVQEQLPSQVTVDYKGESLEFKRSSSSMGLIFILALMVVYLVLAAQFESFIHPFVIILTVPLALTGALGGLIVFDLVIDVYSQIAIIMLIGLASKNGILIVEFINQLRDKGSDFEQAIVDGASQRLRPILMTAITTLAGAIPLMLASGAGWESRHAIGVVIFSGVLVATMMTLVVIPGLYHLLAKHTGSPAEQAEKLAKLEVAYPEVK; the protein is encoded by the coding sequence ATGCTTCTCTCTGATCTTTCGATTAAGCGCCCGGTTGTCGCCTGTGTGATTAACCTTCTTCTCATCGTATTCGGTGTGTTGGCTTTTAATAACATCCCTTTGCGTGAATACCCTGATGTCGCGCCCCCTATCGTCTCAGTGAGAGCCAACTATGCGGGTGCCTCTGCCGATATCATGGAATCGCGGGTGATCAAAGTCATTGAAGACCAACTCTCGGGGATCGATGGGATACGCAGTATTGAAGGAAATGCCTCAGAAGGACGAGCGAATATTAAAGTTGAGTTCGAGGCGAGCCGTGATATTGAAGCCGCCGCGAATGACGTACGTGATTCGGTGGCAAGAGCACAAAGACAGCTTCCTGCGAGCATGGACCCGCCGACCGTGACCAAAAGTGATTCCGATGGTGATGGGGTAATAAGTTTTGCAGTCTCGTCGGATTCTCTATCATCTGTTGAGCTCTCTGACTATATTGAAAGGCAGTTTGTTCAGCCGCTAAGTCTACTTGATGGCGTCAGTTCTATTGAACTGCGTGGTGACCAAACGTACGCCTTGCTGGTTCATCTTGATCCAATTGCCATGGCCAGTCGCAATGTGACTGTCGCAGATATCGAAGCGGCCCTTCGCAGTGAAAACTTGGAAGCGCCCGCTGGTAACTTATATGATCCTGCCCGAAGCTATACCCTACGACTGGAGCGCAGTTACCTTACTGCAGAGGATTATCAAAGGCTCATTATCCGACGCAACCTTGATGGTTCGATCCTTTATCTCTCTGATGTCGCGGATGTCACCACTGGAGCAAAAAATGATCTTCGCACTTTGCGCGTAGATGGACGCTCAATGGTTATGATGGAGTTTCTAAAACAGTCTCAAGCGAATACCTTGGATGTGGTGAATGGCATCAAAGCAGAGATTCAACGTCTAACACCTTTTTTGCCTGAAGGTATGACGATTCAGCCGCTATCCGATAGCTCGGTCTTTATCGATAGCGCAATTAGTGAAGTTTACACAACGCTGGCTGTCACTTCTATTCTGGTTATCTTGGTTATTTATACGTTTCTGGGTAGCGCGAGGGCAACCTTAATCCCTGCCGTTAGCGTTCCTGTCTCATTGATTGCGACTTTTGCGGTGCTTGCTCTGTTTGGTTACTCCATTAACTTAATCACCCTGCTGGCTTTGGTCCTTGCCGTTGGACTTTTGGTGGACGATGCAATTGTCGTACTGGAAAATATCGTACGTCGAGTTGACATGGGCGAGCCTGCGATGCTCGCAGCTTATCGAGGCACTAAAGAAGTGGGGATGGCCGTTATCTCAACCACAGCGGTGTTAGTTGCTGTCTTTGTACCTATCACCTTGCTGACGGGTACGGTTGGTATGCTATTTAAAGAGTATGCGATAACCCTAGCAGGTGCTGTAGTTATCTCTAGTATCGTCGCACTGACGATGGGGCCAGTGCTTGGCAGTCGTTTATTGTCGGTTAATGTGAAACCAGGAAAACTACACGATTTTACCGAGTCTATTTTTAAGCGTTTGGAGCAAAACTATCGTGACTTGATTACCCGCCTACTCAAACACAGCTGGGTGGCTGCGCTATTGGTTGTTGTCAGCATGGGCTTTATTGCACTTGTCTATCACACGCTGCCACAATCTTTTGTCGCTCGTGAAGACAAAGGGCGCCTCATGGTAATGCTCCGTGCAACGGAAGGGACTGGCTTTGACGCCATGCAGCCTTATGTCGGTGAGATTGAAGATAGAATGGCCCTGCTGATGGCGCCAGAAGGCCCTATCGAAACGATGGCGATTCGTGCCCCTGGCCGACGGGGTGAGCACGAAATCATGCTGATCATCGACTTAGTCGATTGGAGCGAGCGTGACCAGAGTGTGTTTGAAGTGGGAAACACGATCCGTCGCCAGTTAACGCCCATGGTCGACCTACGGATCTCTCCGGTTGTCCCCACCAGCTTTGGCAGTCGCGCACGCTCTCCTGTGCAGTTGGTTATCGGTGGTGGTAGCTACGAGCAAGTTAAAGAGTGGACAGATAAAGTCATCAGCATCGCCAGCGAGAACCCTAACTTGCTTGATTTAGATACTGATTATAACGAGACGACCCCTCGGTTACGCACTCAAATCAATCAAGCCTACGCCCATGAGCTGGGCATACCAGTCTCTGAAATAGCCAACACATTAGAGACGGTGTTAGCAGGCAAAAACATCACCACCTATATTGAAAATGGTGAAGAGTATGATGTTCACGTTCGTGCTCCACGTGACGCGTTTAACAGCATTACTGACTTAGCGATGATTCAAGTGCGTTCGCAAAATACGGGCGAGCTTGTGCGTTTAGATAAGCTGGTTAACGTTATCATTGAAGGACAACCAAGCTCTCTAAGACACTACAACCGCCGCAAAGCGATTACTATTTCTGCGGATTTGGCCGATGGTTACTCTTTAAGCCAAGCTCTGAGCTATCTCGAAAATGTGGTACAAGAGCAACTGCCAAGCCAGGTAACGGTGGACTATAAAGGTGAATCCCTCGAGTTTAAGCGTTCAAGTAGCTCAATGGGACTGATTTTTATTCTGGCCCTAATGGTGGTCTATCTCGTGCTTGCCGCTCAATTCGAGAGCTTTATCCATCCGTTCGTGATCATACTAACCGTACCTTTGGCCCTAACCGGGGCGCTCGGCGGCTTAATTGTCTTTGACCTAGTTATTGATGTTTATTCGCAGATCGCCATTATTATGTTGATCGGTTTGGCGAGTAAGAACGGAATTTTGATTGTCGAGTTCATTAACCAGTTGCGTGATAAAGGATCTGATTTCGAGCAAGCGATTGTTGATGGTGCGAGTCAGCGCCTGCGCCCTATCCTAATGACGGCAATTACTACCCTTGCTGGTGCGATACCCCTGATGCTAGCCAGTGGTGCTGGCTGGGAGTCTCGTCATGCGATTGGTGTGGTGATTTTCTCTGGGGTGTTAGTCGCTACCATGATGACACTCGTTGTCATTCCGGGACTTTACCATCTCTTGGCTAAGCACACTGGCTCACCCGCAGAGCAAGCTGAGAAGTTGGCGAAACTTGAGGTGGCTTACCCTGAGGTAAAGTAG
- a CDS encoding efflux RND transporter periplasmic adaptor subunit, translating into MKLTLVTGLLIAGLIVPPISKVNATQLSASARALPVELSEVKSSPWGESLVALGNVYARHQVALVSQVEGVITGLPIHDTQTVNQGQLLVQLDDRQAKALLTQADAQLNEDKRLLKEMVRLHERNSLPESSLLTQRAKVQISQAQRDSAAVTLSYYQTTAPFDGVTGLNTLTEGQYVQRGESLITLTDVERLYIDFNLPSHYLSQLNTKQKLELRFNALPDMVFFSEISSIDPQIDQQSRNLKVRAELFNPEGLLRPGLLAQINVSLEQEIANIVPTSAVFYRGANAYLYVVDENGVARQTEVTLGNTDGALTQVLAGVPPGAHVVSAGVGKISHGSLVKDANRVAKLKPEAQGDDDASL; encoded by the coding sequence ATGAAATTGACTCTAGTTACAGGTTTGCTGATCGCTGGCCTTATTGTACCTCCCATCAGTAAGGTGAATGCGACACAACTTTCTGCATCTGCTCGTGCTCTACCGGTTGAGCTTAGTGAGGTGAAATCGTCACCTTGGGGAGAAAGTTTAGTGGCACTAGGCAATGTCTATGCTCGTCACCAAGTCGCTCTCGTCAGTCAAGTGGAGGGTGTGATTACTGGACTACCAATTCACGATACTCAAACGGTGAACCAAGGTCAGCTGTTAGTGCAGCTTGATGACCGTCAAGCCAAGGCGCTCCTCACCCAAGCAGACGCACAGCTCAATGAAGACAAGCGTTTACTCAAAGAGATGGTGAGACTTCATGAGCGTAATTCCTTACCAGAATCGAGCCTGCTAACTCAGCGAGCCAAAGTTCAAATTAGCCAAGCCCAGCGTGATTCTGCGGCGGTTACGCTTTCTTACTATCAAACAACGGCACCCTTTGATGGCGTCACTGGCTTAAACACGCTCACTGAAGGTCAATATGTGCAACGCGGTGAATCGCTGATCACATTGACAGATGTTGAGAGGCTTTACATTGACTTCAATTTGCCGAGCCACTACCTGTCTCAGCTAAACACCAAGCAAAAGCTTGAATTACGCTTTAATGCGCTTCCTGATATGGTATTTTTTAGTGAGATTAGCAGTATTGACCCACAAATCGATCAGCAAAGCCGCAATCTTAAAGTACGTGCAGAGTTGTTTAACCCTGAAGGGCTACTGCGCCCGGGACTACTCGCCCAAATTAATGTATCGCTTGAACAAGAGATCGCGAACATAGTACCAACCAGTGCTGTCTTCTACCGTGGTGCCAATGCCTATTTGTATGTGGTTGATGAAAATGGGGTTGCCCGTCAGACAGAAGTGACGCTAGGCAATACTGATGGTGCGCTCACCCAGGTGCTTGCTGGCGTGCCGCCTGGTGCTCATGTCGTCAGTGCCGGTGTGGGTAAGATCAGTCATGGTAGCTTAGTCAAAGACGCAAACCGTGTCGCTAAACTCAAGCCAGAAGCTCAAGGAGATGACGATGCTTCTCTCTGA
- a CDS encoding LexA family protein: protein MSLVSASAGISQFESPAAEYKALKPLSLDDLIVGERKSSTYFVRAQGDSMTGVGIYDGDLLVIDRACPPRHGDVVVATHDGLFVVKLLDLNNKCLISANEDYPPVEVNSASLIEGVVVQSIRCHRPL from the coding sequence ATGTCACTTGTCAGCGCCAGCGCAGGAATTAGTCAATTTGAATCGCCTGCGGCAGAATACAAAGCGCTAAAGCCTTTGAGTCTCGATGACCTCATTGTTGGCGAGCGTAAGTCCTCTACCTATTTTGTTCGTGCCCAAGGTGACAGCATGACGGGAGTCGGGATCTATGATGGCGATCTGCTGGTGATCGATCGTGCTTGTCCTCCGCGCCACGGCGATGTGGTTGTTGCCACTCATGATGGGCTGTTTGTCGTGAAGTTGCTAGATTTAAATAATAAATGTCTAATCAGCGCCAATGAAGATTATCCCCCTGTAGAGGTAAACTCAGCCTCTTTAATCGAAGGCGTTGTCGTGCAGTCTATTCGGTGCCATCGTCCATTATGA
- a CDS encoding Y-family DNA polymerase gives MTMIFLCDVHAMYCSVEAVFRPDLRDKPIVVLSNGDGMIVAANKRAKAAGVKKFAPYFQQKKQLEANGVAVFSSNYELYADMSNRLHSILEESQIFTHYHRYSIDEAFAAVENVSQTDEEWVATARQVRRLAWTNTRLPIGCGLGRTFTLAKVASHIGKTFEGYRGIALLTPQNEAKMLPSVPVGEIWGVGRRTAAMLATKGIYNAAELAAMPLKLARQSGSVNLERVVRELNGEQVFNFRSFPDVQSKQEIGSSLSLTVRAETYDELRQALSARVAVAAAKLRTSGLGTRCVQFYVSSGQHAKTYFSRSETVRFVTAIDDTRTLTQAMTNALDNGLFQEGQRYYKIGCRCLELGDIRQTQGDMFAPHQDPRLMTVMDRINSLAGERIVRLGAEGFEAKAKMTRDRLSPAYLTKWADLPIVHCQ, from the coding sequence ATGACCATGATATTTTTGTGTGATGTTCACGCGATGTATTGCTCCGTTGAAGCGGTGTTCCGTCCAGACCTACGTGACAAACCTATTGTTGTGCTGAGCAACGGGGATGGGATGATTGTTGCTGCAAATAAGAGAGCTAAAGCAGCAGGTGTGAAAAAATTTGCTCCCTACTTTCAGCAAAAAAAACAGCTTGAGGCAAACGGCGTTGCAGTCTTTAGCTCAAACTATGAGCTATACGCCGACATGTCTAATCGGCTTCATAGTATTCTAGAAGAATCGCAAATCTTCACGCATTATCACCGATACAGCATCGATGAAGCCTTCGCTGCGGTTGAAAATGTATCGCAGACCGATGAAGAGTGGGTAGCAACCGCGCGGCAGGTGCGTCGACTGGCATGGACAAATACTCGGTTGCCGATAGGGTGTGGGCTAGGGCGAACATTCACTCTTGCGAAGGTAGCCAGTCACATCGGAAAAACGTTTGAAGGCTATCGTGGAATCGCATTATTGACTCCACAAAATGAAGCCAAAATGTTACCTAGTGTGCCTGTCGGCGAGATATGGGGGGTTGGACGTCGCACAGCAGCGATGCTGGCCACGAAGGGGATCTACAATGCGGCTGAGTTAGCGGCAATGCCTTTAAAGCTGGCAAGGCAGTCGGGGTCGGTCAACTTAGAGCGTGTCGTGCGTGAACTCAATGGTGAGCAGGTGTTTAACTTCCGAAGCTTCCCTGATGTTCAGAGCAAGCAAGAGATAGGATCGAGCCTGAGCCTAACGGTAAGAGCTGAAACCTATGATGAGTTACGCCAAGCTCTTAGCGCTAGGGTCGCGGTTGCCGCTGCTAAATTGCGTACGTCTGGGCTTGGCACGCGTTGCGTTCAGTTTTACGTTTCGTCAGGGCAACATGCGAAAACCTATTTCTCCCGTAGCGAAACGGTGCGCTTTGTCACCGCCATTGATGACACAAGGACGTTAACTCAGGCCATGACCAATGCACTCGATAATGGTCTATTTCAAGAGGGGCAGCGTTACTATAAGATAGGTTGCCGTTGCCTTGAACTGGGCGATATTCGCCAAACTCAGGGGGATATGTTTGCACCACATCAAGACCCACGCCTGATGACGGTGATGGACCGTATTAATAGCCTGGCCGGAGAGCGAATCGTACGCTTAGGTGCAGAAGGTTTTGAGGCGAAGGCAAAGATGACTCGTGACCGACTGTCCCCTGCCTACCTGACAAAGTGGGCTGATTTACCCATCGTACACTGTCAATGA
- the cspE gene encoding transcription antiterminator/RNA stability regulator CspE, producing the protein MSNKATGTVKWFNETKGFGFISPDNGGADLFVHFRAIVSDGFKTLAEGQKVSFNSEQGAKGPQATDVTVL; encoded by the coding sequence ATGTCAAACAAAGCAACTGGCACAGTAAAATGGTTTAACGAAACTAAAGGTTTTGGATTTATTTCACCTGACAACGGTGGCGCAGACCTATTCGTTCATTTCCGCGCTATCGTGAGCGACGGCTTTAAAACACTAGCTGAAGGCCAAAAAGTATCTTTTAACTCAGAGCAAGGCGCAAAAGGCCCTCAAGCTACTGACGTTACAGTACTTTAA